A genomic stretch from Arachis stenosperma cultivar V10309 chromosome 3, arast.V10309.gnm1.PFL2, whole genome shotgun sequence includes:
- the LOC130969282 gene encoding 6,7-dimethyl-8-ribityllumazine synthase, chloroplastic: MALFVSTECFLPTHQSQLGFVHHEAQDRSFCGNSIVNFQGASKTPQSLSFAGSIRDIKPQVAVQRKGRSSSIQTAAVRHLTGSVTKTQGLRFAVVVARFNEIVTKPLLEGALGTFKNYSVKDEDIDVVWVPGSFEIGVVAARLGKSGKYHAVVCIGAVVRGDTTHYDAVANSAASGVLSASLNSGVPCIFGILTCEDMDQALNRAGGKSGNKGAEAALTAIEMASLFEHHLK, encoded by the exons ATGGCGTTATTTGTTTCTACCGAATGTTTCCTTCCTACCCATCAATCTCAGCTTGGATTTGTGCATCATGAGGCTCAAGATCGTTCTTTTTGTGGCAATAGCATCGTAAACTTTCAAGGTGCCTCTAAAACTCCACAGTCTCTCTCATTTGCGGGTTCCATACGAG ATATTAAGCCTCAAGTTGCTGTACAGAGAAAGGGTCGATCATCCTCTATCCAGACGGCTGCCGTGCGGCATCTGACTGGTTCTGTTACCAAAACGCAGGGACTTCGTTTTGCTGTG GTTGTTGCACGGTTTAATGAAATTGTTACAAAGCCGCTATTGGAGGGAGCTTTGGgtactttcaaaaattattcaGTTAAAGACGAGGACATTGAT GTTGTGTGGGTTCCTGGCAGTTTTGAAATTGGTGTTGTTGCGGCAAGACTGGGAAAATCAGGCAAATATCATGCAGTTGTATGCATAGGAGCTGTG GTAAGAGGAGATACAACCCATTATGATGCAGTTGCTAACTCTGCAGCATCTGGAGTGCTTTCAGCTAGTCTCAACTCAG GTGTTCCATGCATTTTTGGCATCCTAACTTGTGAAGATATGGATCAG GCCCTAAATCGTGCTGGTGGAAAATCTGGGAATAAGGGTGCTGAGGCCGCACTGACTGCT ATTGAGATGGCATCTTTGTTTGAGCACCATCTGAAGTAG